One window of the Maylandia zebra isolate NMK-2024a linkage group LG19, Mzebra_GT3a, whole genome shotgun sequence genome contains the following:
- the LOC101480741 gene encoding uncharacterized protein LOC101480741, with product MAHKVLGMDKKARNNVMVCCLKPPICESLKPLSMYSRMTCNRKADLQQSRRFSTFNHLEIEVRNNWINKRKPYYSSPDEGYVSPLKKPLSPQALSPDLECFTDYYSPFVRQQSTLSYPEPLPKKQNVGSAVKQPVNSWLHSEHIKQCGSSTDPGGEEEIVQKHITSENILLKFSPVFDYDVNTICYLNPINTCTAAGNLDPAESCTAPHCNTFPEKQFPAVQHLEEMERRVGRESLGVSDDRGYVSLSSINDHKGDGLLNSKQLTGNSNPHLRVVENGCHPQRSPKPQYNKQTVTSGGFTVAVDDLSPAVSGPFMELMTSVVESLEGETEGVWDIGPPTLESSPYGKVRPNTASDRRLASESSGHSTEDTNLEDAWENTLPLQVQVKSKVVVPCQQTTKPEEESRARTAKCSGTQRPVIFSRRSDWEKKKRLYVHSVMRHMQEKQGAHNGVMSELLSVLNRVAGEKAGKDGKRWQHPSDFTRRNYQSRFGTKPEMTLREWQRKNYGSHERFSKVPKLFERYHCPRL from the exons ATGGCTCATAAAGTCCTGG GTATGGATAAAAAAGCAAGAAATAACGTGATGGTCTGCTGTCTGAAACCACCCATATGCGAAAGTTTGAAACCTCTTTCCATGTATTCAAGGATGACCTGTAACAGAAAGGCTGATCTGCAGCAATCGAGAAGGTTTTCTACATTTAATCATTTAGAAATTGAGGTCCGTAATAACTGGATAAATAAAAGGAAACCGTACTATTCCAGTCCTGATGAAGGGTATGTTAGTCCGTTAAAAAAGCCCCTTAGTCCACAGGCTTTGTCCCCTGATCTCGAGTGTTTTACGGACTATTACAGCCCTTTTGTGAGACAGCAATCAACATTGTCTTATCCTGAACCTTTACCTAAAAAGCAAAATGTTGGGAGTGCAGTAAAACAGCCTGTGAACTCTTGGCTACACTCGGAGCACATCAAGCAGTGTGGATCCTCCACAGATCCAGGAGGTGAAGAGGAGATCGTACAAAAACATATTACATCTGAGAATATCCTTTTAAAATTTTCCCCTGTGTTTGACTATGATGTAAATACAATATGTTACCTCAATCCCATTAATACCTGCACTGCAGCAGGTAATTTGGATCCTGCAGAAAGCTGCACAGCTCCACATTGCAACACGTTTCCAGAGAAACAATTTCCTGCTGTTCAACACTTAGAAGAGATGGAAAGAAGAGTTGGACGAGAGAGTTTGGGAGTCAGTGATGATAGAGGCTATGTATCTCTCTCCTCCATAAATGACCATAAAGGAGATGGGTTATTGAACTCTAAACAGCTCACTGGTAACTCAAATCCCCATCTCAGGGTGGTTGAGAATGGCTGTCATCCTCAAAGATCACCCAAGCcacaatataataaacaaactGTGACCTCTGGAGGCTTTACTGTTGCAGTGGACGACTTGAGTCCTGCTGTCAGTGGGCCTTTCATGGAGCTGATGACCTCCGTTGTGGAGAGTTTAGAAGGTGAGACTGAGGGGGTGTGGGATATCGGTCCTCCCACGCTTGAATCCTCTCCGTATGGCAAAGTCAGGCCAAACACTGCTAGTGACAGACGTCTGGCATCAGAGTCATCTGGACACAGTACAGAAGACACCAATCTGGAGGACGCCTGGGAAAATACCTTACCTCTTCAAGTACAG GTGAAATCAAAAGTTGTTGTTCCATGCCAGCAAACCACAAAACCAGAGGAAGAGTCGCGTGCTCGGACTGCCAAGTGCTCCGGGACTCAAAG GCCTGTGATCTTCAGCAGGAGGTCAGACtgggagaagaaaaagagactCTATGTCCATTCAGTAATGAGACACATGCAAGAGAAACAAGGAGCACATAATG GTGTCATGTCTGAGCTGCTGAGTGTGCTGAACCGTGTTGCTGGTGAGAAAGCGGGCAAGGATGGGAAACGGTGGCAGCATCCCTCCGACTTCACCCGCCG AAATTACCAGAGTCGCTTTGGTACAAAGCCAGAGATGACGCTCCGAGAATGGCAACGCAAGAACTATGGCTCACACGAACGCTTTTCAAAAGTTCCTAAACTGTTTGAAAGATACCACTGTCCTCGACTCTAA